In Allomuricauda ruestringensis DSM 13258, the following proteins share a genomic window:
- a CDS encoding DUF1573 domain-containing protein, with the protein MKRITTILSLIMVVAIMGVSCKDKASKKIVADNVESAVDRDEAAKNVPVMTFEKTEHDFGTIQRGTPQETTFTFTNTGNAPLIITNAKSSCGCTVPNPPKDPIAPGDTGELLVKFNGSGQNQVTKTITVNANTAKGSEILRIKAFVQAPGATPAGPVK; encoded by the coding sequence ATGAAAAGAATAACAACAATTTTAAGTTTGATCATGGTAGTCGCCATTATGGGCGTATCATGCAAGGACAAAGCATCAAAAAAAATAGTTGCTGACAACGTTGAAAGTGCTGTGGACAGAGATGAAGCAGCTAAAAATGTTCCCGTAATGACCTTTGAGAAAACTGAACACGATTTCGGTACAATCCAAAGAGGAACTCCACAGGAAACAACTTTTACATTTACCAATACAGGCAATGCTCCTTTGATCATTACAAATGCTAAAAGTAGCTGTGGTTGTACCGTACCAAACCCTCCAAAAGACCCTATTGCACCAGGAGATACCGGAGAGTTGTTGGTTAAGTTCAACGGATCAGGTCAAAACCAGGTTACAAAAACAATTACCGTAAACGCAAATACAGCTAAAGGTTCAGAAATATTGAGAATCAAGGCATTTGTTCAAGCACCAGGAGCTACACCAGCTGGTCCTGTTAAATAA
- the yajC gene encoding preprotein translocase subunit YajC — protein sequence MENIGQFLPLILIFAVAYFFMIRPQMKRQKDEKKFASEIKKGDKIITKSGLHGKIVELNDKDFSCVIETMAGRLKFDRSAISMEMSKKLNATPAEKK from the coding sequence ATGGAAAATATAGGACAGTTTTTACCGCTGATATTGATTTTTGCCGTGGCGTATTTTTTTATGATTCGCCCGCAGATGAAACGTCAGAAGGATGAGAAAAAATTCGCTTCGGAGATAAAAAAGGGTGATAAAATCATCACCAAAAGTGGGTTGCACGGCAAAATCGTGGAATTGAACGACAAGGATTTTTCCTGTGTCATCGAAACCATGGCCGGCCGCTTAAAGTTTGACCGTTCTGCCATTTCTATGGAAATGAGCAAAAAGTTGAACGCTACCCCCGCCGAAAAGAAGTAA
- a CDS encoding Gfo/Idh/MocA family protein: MGTRRQFVKRGGMYVAGLGASMVFPTELLASIRKNISPNDKVQVGLIGCKGMGFSDLSSMLQNSEVEIVALCDVDENVLREKTAELEKGGIKKPKWYSDYRKLLEDKDIHIAIIGTPDHWHCLQLTDAIDAGKDVYCEKPIANSVAESDTMLAKVNASDRMVQIGQWQRSEPHFVDAINYVHSGKLGQIRLVKTWAYQGWMQSIPVVPNSPVPDGVDYNMWLGPAENRPFNKNRFHFNFRWFWDYAGGLMTDWGVHLIDYALYGMKASTPKSVMAMGGKFAYPNDAAETPDTLQTVYDFGDFSLLWEHATGIDGGNYGRNHGIAFIGNNGTLVLDRGGWEVIPEHERPHWSKDLGPKIEAVPLQQGVGQGLGLHTQNFLEAVKTRDKSILKAPIKIGYDAAVVSHLGNIAYKTGERLFWDAENGKFNHTEADVMLKNEYHNGWEFPRI, translated from the coding sequence ATGGGAACAAGAAGACAATTTGTAAAACGTGGTGGAATGTATGTGGCAGGTTTGGGAGCATCAATGGTGTTTCCTACCGAATTATTGGCATCAATTCGGAAAAACATAAGTCCTAACGATAAAGTACAGGTTGGTCTTATTGGTTGTAAAGGTATGGGCTTTTCCGATCTAAGTTCCATGCTGCAGAACAGCGAAGTGGAAATTGTTGCCCTTTGTGATGTTGATGAAAATGTTCTTCGTGAAAAAACGGCCGAGCTGGAAAAAGGAGGTATCAAAAAGCCCAAATGGTATTCCGATTACCGAAAACTGCTGGAGGACAAAGATATTCACATTGCCATTATCGGAACTCCAGACCATTGGCATTGTTTACAACTTACAGATGCCATTGATGCAGGCAAAGACGTGTATTGCGAAAAACCCATTGCCAACTCTGTAGCGGAGAGCGATACCATGCTCGCCAAAGTAAATGCAAGCGATAGAATGGTGCAAATAGGCCAGTGGCAGCGTAGCGAGCCCCATTTTGTAGATGCTATCAATTATGTACATTCCGGTAAATTGGGACAGATTCGCTTGGTAAAAACTTGGGCCTACCAAGGGTGGATGCAATCCATACCTGTAGTTCCGAATAGTCCCGTACCGGACGGGGTGGATTACAATATGTGGTTGGGCCCTGCGGAGAACAGGCCATTCAATAAAAATAGGTTCCATTTTAATTTTAGGTGGTTTTGGGACTATGCCGGTGGCTTAATGACGGATTGGGGCGTTCACTTAATCGATTATGCTCTTTATGGCATGAAAGCCTCCACACCAAAATCCGTAATGGCGATGGGGGGCAAATTTGCTTATCCCAATGATGCCGCAGAAACACCCGATACCTTGCAGACCGTTTACGATTTTGGTGACTTTTCCCTGTTATGGGAACACGCTACAGGAATTGATGGTGGCAATTACGGACGAAACCACGGTATAGCCTTTATTGGTAACAATGGCACCTTGGTGCTGGACCGTGGTGGATGGGAAGTGATCCCAGAGCACGAGCGCCCTCACTGGAGCAAAGATTTGGGGCCTAAAATAGAAGCCGTGCCGTTACAACAAGGAGTAGGGCAAGGGTTGGGGCTACACACACAGAATTTTTTGGAAGCTGTAAAAACCCGTGATAAATCAATTTTGAAGGCGCCAATAAAAATTGGATATGATGCTGCAGTGGTAAGCCATTTGGGCAATATTGCCTACAAAACAGGGGAGCGTTTGTTTTGGGATGCCGAAAACGGCAAGTTCAACCACACAGAAGCTGATGTCATGTTGAAAAATGAATACCACAACGGTTGGGAGTTTCCAAGGATATAA
- a CDS encoding TIGR02757 family protein, producing the protein MTKTELKEFLDAKVLEYNHPKFLEDDPIQIPHLFNRKEDIEISAFLTATIAWGNRKSIINNATKLMGMMDNTPYDFVINHTDDDLEQLRPFVHRTFNGMDLGYFVTSLKNIYKNHGGLEAIFTEHQTKDSMQPAISKFKEVFFELPHQSRTQKHVSDPNKGSAAKRINMFLRWMVRDNATGVDFGLWEDIDPAKLSCPLDVHSGNVARKLKLLKRKQNDAKALKELDKNLRKLDATDPVKYDFALFGLGVFERF; encoded by the coding sequence ATGACCAAGACAGAGCTCAAAGAGTTTTTGGATGCCAAGGTGTTGGAATACAATCACCCTAAGTTTTTGGAAGATGACCCCATACAGATTCCTCACCTATTTAATCGAAAAGAAGATATTGAAATCAGTGCATTTTTAACGGCCACTATTGCTTGGGGCAATCGCAAAAGTATTATCAACAATGCCACTAAATTAATGGGGATGATGGACAACACACCTTATGATTTTGTGATAAACCATACCGATGATGATCTTGAACAACTCCGCCCTTTTGTACACCGAACCTTTAATGGGATGGATCTTGGTTACTTTGTAACCAGTTTAAAGAATATTTATAAGAATCACGGTGGTTTGGAAGCAATTTTTACAGAACATCAGACCAAAGACTCCATGCAGCCTGCCATTTCAAAGTTTAAGGAAGTGTTTTTTGAGTTGCCCCACCAAAGTAGAACCCAAAAACATGTTTCCGACCCCAATAAAGGTTCTGCTGCCAAGCGCATCAATATGTTTTTACGTTGGATGGTTCGCGACAATGCCACGGGAGTTGATTTTGGGCTTTGGGAAGACATTGACCCGGCCAAACTCTCCTGCCCGTTAGATGTACACTCGGGCAATGTAGCTCGCAAACTAAAGCTGCTCAAACGCAAACAAAACGATGCCAAGGCACTAAAGGAACTGGACAAGAATCTTCGAAAACTGGACGCCACCGACCCCGTAAAGTATGACTTTGCCCTATTTGGTTTAGGTGTTTTTGAGCGGTTTTAG